In Syntrophales bacterium, the following are encoded in one genomic region:
- a CDS encoding PAS domain S-box protein → MTQNPTYEELEQRIMELEKEVAEHKKTEDVLRDSEIKWHSLVKNSPDFIIIVDSKGTIQFINRVLPGFVMEEMIGRAFYDFQSPDSHKRHKKLLKQVFQTGKMETLEITGNGSDDGVAWYETRIIPIKKEKQVVYAILIAKDITARKQAEETLQASESRYRSVFENTGTATVIIEEDMTICMANAGYEKLSGYSKEEIEDKMKWTEFVIEGDLEKMKEYHRLRRLDPNAVPKNYESMFIDKCGQVKDIFLTIASISGSKKSVASLLDITEDKRVDKALQESEEKYRLLADNVSDIIWTTDMNLRYTYVSPSVTHLRGYSVEEIMGQTVEMILTPASLGIANKILAEELAIESKAQKDLSRSRMLALEHTCKNGSTVWTEVKMTFLRDPEDRPVGILGVTRDISERKHLEDALRESERRLTDIINFLPDATFAVNHKGKVIAWNRAIEEMTGVKAEDMLDKGDYEYALPFYGVRRPMLIDLILFPDETTEKKYFFAHKEKDVLIAEGAVPSIKGQKKYLWGKASPIYDHSGNVVGAIESVRDVTERKKAEYALRESEEQLRFLSSQLLTAQEDERKRIAQDLHDSIGQILTTVKFGLESAVNLMSQDTTLHDVKALEPLIPITQNGIEEVRRICTDLWPSILDDLGILAAISSFCREFQKICSDIHIEKEIDIQEHDVPDDLKIVIYRILQESVNNIAKHSNADRVRCSLRKTEGIIELTIEDNGKGFNMKDILYENGSRRGLGLASMKERTGLSGGSFDIESSRQVGTTVRASWRVEE, encoded by the coding sequence ATGACTCAAAACCCGACCTATGAGGAACTGGAACAAAGGATTATGGAATTGGAAAAAGAAGTCGCTGAGCACAAAAAAACCGAGGATGTGCTGCGGGATAGCGAGATTAAGTGGCATTCCTTGGTGAAAAACTCTCCTGACTTCATAATAATTGTGGATAGCAAGGGCACAATACAGTTTATTAATCGCGTTCTACCGGGTTTTGTAATGGAAGAAATGATTGGGAGAGCCTTCTATGACTTTCAATCACCTGATTCCCATAAGAGACATAAGAAACTCCTTAAACAAGTCTTTCAGACAGGAAAGATGGAAACACTCGAAATAACTGGCAACGGTTCGGATGATGGAGTTGCATGGTATGAAACTCGGATTATTCCCATTAAGAAAGAAAAACAGGTTGTTTACGCCATTTTGATTGCAAAAGACATTACAGCCCGCAAGCAGGCGGAGGAAACGCTGCAAGCGTCCGAATCAAGATACCGCAGTGTCTTTGAGAATACTGGTACAGCCACAGTGATTATTGAAGAGGATATGACAATTTGTATGGCCAATGCAGGATACGAAAAACTTAGCGGATATTCAAAAGAAGAAATAGAAGACAAGATGAAATGGACAGAATTTGTTATAGAAGGTGATTTGGAGAAAATGAAAGAGTATCATCGTCTGAGAAGACTTGATCCGAATGCTGTTCCGAAGAACTATGAGTCCATGTTCATTGACAAATGCGGTCAAGTGAAAGATATTTTTCTTACCATAGCCTCGATTTCCGGATCAAAGAAGAGTGTGGCATCGCTTTTAGATATCACCGAGGACAAGCGTGTGGATAAAGCGCTACAAGAAAGTGAGGAAAAGTACCGTCTGCTGGCTGATAACGTATCAGATATCATCTGGACCACGGACATGAACCTTCGGTACACCTACGTAAGCCCTTCTGTTACACACCTGCGAGGCTACAGTGTTGAAGAAATTATGGGACAGACTGTAGAAATGATCTTAACCCCGGCCTCTTTAGGTATCGCTAATAAGATCCTTGCGGAAGAGCTGGCTATAGAAAGCAAGGCACAAAAGGACCTGTCACGGTCGCGGATGCTGGCGCTTGAGCATACTTGTAAGAACGGCTCCACGGTCTGGACCGAGGTCAAAATGACATTCCTTCGAGATCCAGAAGATCGGCCTGTGGGGATTCTGGGAGTCACGCGTGACATCTCGGAGCGAAAACATTTAGAGGACGCACTTAGGGAATCAGAACGGCGACTTACCGATATCATCAACTTCCTGCCTGACGCTACATTTGCTGTTAATCACAAAGGCAAGGTAATTGCCTGGAACCGGGCAATTGAAGAAATGACAGGTGTCAAGGCTGAAGATATGCTGGATAAAGGAGACTATGAATATGCCCTGCCATTTTATGGTGTCAGAAGACCAATGTTAATTGACCTTATTCTATTCCCTGACGAAACAACAGAAAAAAAATATTTCTTTGCTCATAAAGAGAAAGATGTCCTGATTGCCGAGGGAGCAGTTCCTTCCATTAAGGGGCAAAAAAAGTATCTATGGGGTAAGGCAAGCCCGATATATGATCACAGCGGAAATGTAGTCGGTGCTATCGAATCCGTCCGGGACGTCACCGAGCGCAAGAAAGCTGAATACGCATTACGGGAGTCGGAAGAACAACTCAGGTTTCTCTCTTCCCAGCTCTTAACGGCCCAGGAAGATGAAAGAAAACGCATCGCGCAAGACCTCCACGATAGTATTGGACAGATCTTGACCACCGTCAAATTCGGTCTGGAGAGTGCCGTAAATCTAATGAGCCAAGATACGACGTTGCATGACGTTAAAGCGTTAGAGCCACTTATTCCTATTACGCAAAACGGTATCGAAGAAGTCCGAAGAATCTGTACGGATTTGTGGCCATCTATTCTGGATGATCTGGGTATCCTGGCCGCCATCTCCTCGTTTTGCCGTGAATTTCAGAAAATCTGTTCGGACATTCACATTGAAAAAGAAATTGACATCCAGGAACACGACGTCCCCGACGATTTAAAGATAGTAATATACAGAATTTTGCAGGAATCTGTGAACAATATTGCCAAACACAGCAATGCAGACCGCGTTCGCTGTTCCCTGAGGAAAACAGAAGGAATAATAGAATTGACCATCGAAGATAACGGAAAGGGATTTAACATGAAGGACATCCTTTATGAAAATGGTTCCAGAAGAGGATTGGGCCTTGCCAGCATGAAAGAGCGAACGGGACTTTCAGGCGGGTCTTTTGATATCGAGTCCTCAAGACAAGTCGGAACCACCGTTCGGGCGTCGTGGCGTGTCGAGGAATGA
- the pdxT gene encoding pyridoxal 5'-phosphate synthase glutaminase subunit PdxT, with amino-acid sequence MSLKAIGVLDLQGDVVEHLDHLERLGLTGVRVKEPTDFTHLAGLIIPGGESTCLFRLLNIFGIKEIIIREFQRGLKLWGTCAGAILLAKSIVGEAPCLGLIDIEIRRNAFGSQLDSFTSEALVPRVAPQPIPLTFIRAPKITQVGVGVDVLLQQNDYIAAAESSNILVTVFHPELTPCLAFHRYFALKCGLKPSKDENPSLFDPTWDSKSWTRYVKVI; translated from the coding sequence ATGTCATTGAAGGCAATCGGTGTGCTTGATCTTCAGGGTGATGTTGTTGAACACCTTGATCACCTTGAACGTCTGGGGCTTACCGGTGTACGTGTAAAAGAACCTACGGACTTTACTCACCTTGCCGGATTAATCATACCCGGTGGTGAAAGCACATGTCTCTTTCGGTTGCTGAATATTTTCGGTATCAAGGAAATTATTATTCGTGAATTTCAGCGTGGGCTAAAGCTCTGGGGAACGTGCGCGGGAGCTATCCTACTCGCTAAAAGTATTGTAGGCGAAGCACCATGTCTCGGTCTTATCGATATTGAAATCCGGCGAAATGCTTTTGGAAGTCAACTGGACAGTTTTACTTCTGAGGCTCTTGTCCCCCGTGTGGCACCACAGCCGATACCCCTGACGTTTATTCGTGCTCCAAAAATTACTCAAGTAGGTGTTGGCGTTGACGTGCTGCTCCAGCAAAACGATTATATTGCGGCTGCGGAAAGTTCTAATATTCTTGTAACAGTTTTTCATCCAGAGCTTACACCATGCCTTGCATTCCATCGCTATTTCGCCCTTAAATGCGGCCTTAAACCCTCAAAAGATGAAAATCCTTCTTTATTTGATCCCACTTGGGACAGCAAAAGCTGGACCCGATACGTTAAGGTCATTTAA
- a CDS encoding secondary thiamine-phosphate synthase enzyme YjbQ gives MKSYRKELWFNVPSRRAFVNITPQVNECLRESGVIEGLLLCNAMHITASVFINDDESGLHRDYEGWLEELAPHEPISRYFHNRTGEDNGDAHLKRQIMGREVVVAITDGRLDFGPWEQIFYGEFDGRRKKRVLVKIIGE, from the coding sequence ATGAAAAGTTACCGAAAGGAACTCTGGTTTAACGTACCCTCAAGGAGGGCTTTTGTTAATATCACTCCACAAGTAAATGAGTGCCTGCGGGAAAGCGGAGTCATAGAAGGCCTTCTGCTCTGTAATGCCATGCACATAACGGCATCGGTCTTCATCAATGATGATGAGTCAGGCCTTCATCGGGACTACGAGGGATGGCTCGAAGAACTCGCCCCGCATGAGCCGATCTCCCGTTATTTTCATAATCGAACCGGTGAGGATAACGGAGACGCCCACCTGAAAAGGCAAATTATGGGCAGAGAAGTCGTTGTTGCCATAACCGACGGCAGGCTTGATTTCGGTCCTTGGGAACAGATCTTCTACGGTGAATTCGACGGCCGGAGAAAGAAAAGGGTCCTGGTGAAAATAATCGGAGAATGA
- the pdxS gene encoding pyridoxal 5'-phosphate synthase lyase subunit PdxS, whose protein sequence is MDKKKYELNVQLAQMLKGGVIMDVVTAEHAKIAEEAGAVAVMALERVPADIRKDGGVARMSDPALIASIKETVSIPVMAKVRIGHFVEAQVLESLKIDYIDESEVLTPADEECHIDKTKFRIPFVCGARNLGEALRRIAEGAAMIRTKGEAGTGNVVEAVRHIRTINREIRQLVNMPVEEVVGFAKDNGCPYEIALQVRELGRLPVVNFAAGGIATPADAALMMQLGCDGIFVGSGIFKSENPSKRATAIVKATAYYNDPAKILEASMELGNAMPGLEISDIPESQILATRGW, encoded by the coding sequence GTGGACAAAAAGAAATATGAATTGAATGTTCAACTGGCTCAGATGTTAAAGGGCGGCGTCATTATGGATGTTGTCACTGCGGAGCATGCAAAGATCGCCGAGGAGGCCGGAGCTGTGGCAGTTATGGCCCTGGAACGTGTTCCCGCAGACATCCGCAAAGATGGTGGTGTTGCCCGTATGTCCGATCCCGCACTTATTGCATCGATCAAAGAGACAGTATCGATACCTGTTATGGCCAAGGTACGTATCGGTCACTTTGTGGAGGCCCAGGTTCTGGAAAGTCTAAAAATTGACTATATTGATGAGAGCGAGGTCTTGACCCCCGCCGATGAAGAATGTCATATTGACAAGACTAAATTTAGAATCCCTTTTGTTTGCGGGGCCCGCAATCTGGGTGAGGCACTGCGCCGCATAGCTGAGGGAGCAGCAATGATCCGCACCAAGGGCGAAGCGGGGACTGGGAATGTGGTTGAAGCAGTTCGCCATATTCGAACAATAAACCGTGAAATCAGACAGCTCGTCAACATGCCTGTGGAGGAGGTTGTCGGTTTTGCCAAGGACAATGGTTGCCCGTATGAGATTGCGCTCCAAGTTCGAGAACTCGGCAGATTGCCCGTTGTTAACTTTGCAGCGGGCGGTATAGCAACACCCGCGGATGCAGCCTTAATGATGCAACTTGGCTGCGACGGCATCTTTGTGGGATCCGGGATATTCAAATCGGAAAACCCTTCTAAACGTGCAACGGCAATAGTTAAGGCAACTGCATACTATAACGATCCGGCAAAAATTCTGGAAGCCTCGATGGAACTTGGTAATGCCATGCCGGGACTTGAAATTTCTGACATCCCGGAATCGCAGATCCTGGCGACACGTGGCTGGTAG
- a CDS encoding response regulator transcription factor, whose product MRKKRVVIAEDHTILREGLRALLSSAPDLEVIGEAENGRAAIQCAENMEPDLILMDLSMPRMTGMDAIREIKKRVPDTKILALTVHKDEEYILATLQAGADGYVLKDATHTELMTAIKTVLRGTRYLSPEVSEKVINGYLEGRTTLKSQSAWDTITQREREILKLIAEGYRNREIADYLCISVKTVDTHRTNLMKKLDIHSVASLTAFAIEKGLVAK is encoded by the coding sequence ATGAGAAAAAAAAGGGTTGTCATAGCTGAAGATCATACGATACTCCGAGAGGGATTGCGGGCACTACTATCTTCGGCTCCGGATCTTGAAGTCATAGGGGAAGCAGAAAATGGCCGTGCTGCCATCCAATGCGCAGAAAATATGGAACCCGACCTCATATTAATGGATCTTTCCATGCCAAGAATGACTGGTATGGATGCAATCAGAGAGATCAAAAAAAGGGTTCCTGATACAAAAATCCTGGCGCTGACAGTTCATAAAGACGAGGAGTACATCCTTGCGACTCTTCAGGCTGGCGCTGACGGGTATGTCTTGAAAGATGCCACGCATACCGAATTAATGACGGCAATAAAAACTGTTCTCAGGGGAACCCGGTATCTTAGCCCTGAAGTTTCCGAAAAGGTGATAAATGGTTACTTGGAAGGGAGAACGACGTTAAAATCCCAATCGGCATGGGATACCATCACTCAACGCGAGCGAGAGATCCTGAAGCTGATTGCTGAGGGGTATAGGAACAGAGAGATTGCCGACTATCTCTGTATCAGCGTGAAAACTGTGGATACACATCGAACCAATCTCATGAAAAAACTGGACATTCATTCCGTCGCGTCTTTGACAGCCTTTGCAATAGAGAAAGGGTTGGTCGCGAAGTAG
- a CDS encoding glycerate kinase — MKHNPRKDIRKIFDAGLKAADPKEAVSRAVCLLADDRLQVGEQYYDLGQFDRIIVVGAGKAAAPMAAAIEDILGPRISDGFISTKYGHGLPLKRFVVTEAGHPVPDEAGLAASRHIINLLEQSDERDLIICLISGGGSALMPLPVSGISLTDKQKTTQILLACGATIHEINTIRKHISGIKGGKLARAAFPGTLITLILSDVIGDNLDVIASGPTVPDRSTFADCTKILEKYNITDEIPPHVIEYLKRGARGIEPETPKLKDTIFDKTDVLIIGSLSLSIDAARDKAVASGYNTLILSSFIEGETRDVAKVHAAIIKEILKSGNPVPRPACIISGGETTVTIHGNGLGGRNMEFVLAAAIEIEGLDGTVVLSGGTDGTDGPTDAAGAIADGTTVQRGMAKGYNASEFLKKNDSYNFFKVLEDLLMTGPTMTNVMDLRVLLVV, encoded by the coding sequence ATGAAACATAATCCGCGAAAGGACATCCGAAAGATTTTTGATGCAGGGTTAAAAGCCGCCGATCCGAAAGAAGCAGTTTCCCGCGCTGTGTGCCTTTTAGCCGATGACCGACTGCAGGTCGGAGAACAATACTACGATTTGGGACAATTCGACAGGATCATCGTGGTTGGTGCCGGCAAGGCGGCAGCCCCTATGGCCGCTGCCATCGAAGATATTTTGGGGCCGCGAATAAGCGATGGTTTCATATCGACAAAATACGGACACGGCCTCCCCTTAAAACGGTTCGTCGTCACTGAAGCTGGACATCCCGTCCCCGACGAGGCCGGACTTGCCGCTTCACGGCACATCATCAATCTGCTCGAACAGTCTGACGAGAGAGACCTGATAATCTGCCTGATCTCAGGCGGTGGCTCCGCCCTCATGCCGCTTCCGGTTTCCGGTATTTCGCTAACAGATAAACAAAAAACAACTCAGATCCTCCTTGCCTGTGGAGCAACGATCCATGAGATCAACACGATACGCAAGCACATTTCAGGAATTAAAGGGGGAAAGCTCGCCCGGGCGGCCTTCCCGGGAACTCTCATCACACTGATACTGTCAGATGTAATCGGTGACAATCTTGATGTAATCGCCTCCGGACCAACGGTTCCCGACAGAAGCACATTCGCCGATTGTACGAAAATACTGGAAAAATATAATATTACGGACGAGATTCCGCCTCATGTTATCGAATACCTGAAAAGGGGTGCCCGGGGCATAGAGCCTGAGACACCTAAACTAAAAGATACCATTTTTGACAAGACCGATGTCCTTATTATAGGAAGTTTAAGCCTCTCAATTGACGCTGCAAGGGATAAAGCGGTTGCCTCGGGTTACAACACGCTCATCCTGTCCTCCTTTATCGAGGGAGAAACCCGTGATGTCGCAAAGGTTCACGCAGCCATCATCAAGGAAATTTTAAAATCAGGGAATCCTGTTCCAAGGCCTGCCTGTATCATATCAGGAGGTGAAACCACCGTCACCATTCATGGGAATGGTCTTGGAGGACGTAATATGGAATTTGTTCTGGCCGCTGCCATTGAGATAGAGGGGCTTGATGGAACTGTTGTCTTAAGTGGAGGAACAGACGGCACTGACGGACCAACAGATGCGGCAGGCGCCATTGCCGACGGTACAACCGTTCAAAGAGGCATGGCTAAAGGATATAACGCTTCAGAGTTTCTTAAAAAAAACGACTCGTACAATTTCTTCAAAGTTCTCGAAGATTTACTGATGACAGGACCAACCATGACCAACGTAATGGATTTAAGGGTCCTGTTAGTTGTTTAA
- a CDS encoding sigma-54 dependent transcriptional regulator, with amino-acid sequence MNKLHILVVEDGQSQREMLKHFLVGQGHVVAEAEDGETAVNKVLEGYFDLLILDYKMPKMDGIEALKKIKNINPEIDVVMMTAYGTVETAVDAMKAGAIDYITKPIELDELNILIDRISERQTLIRENEILREKLWKKGVITDKIIYGSPKMERLINMAGRVASSRATVLIQGESGTGKELFARLIHNISPRSEKPMIAVNCGALPENLLESELFGYEKGAFTGATSRRIGRFEEADGGTIFLDEIGEMSLPVQVKFLRFLQEREFQRLGGNETLRSDIRIISATNQDLEAKVKQGTFREDLFYRVNVVVVSIPPLRERKEDIPLLIEHFLRRFASENRREIEDLSSEAKDLLLKYDYPGNVRELENIIERAVVVSRSPVISIQDLPFREVSPYSGDDRKTLKESLDMLERKRIQEAMEETDYHQTKAAKILGISERMLRYKLNKYGLKQN; translated from the coding sequence GCATGTTGTTGCAGAAGCCGAAGATGGGGAAACTGCTGTCAATAAAGTTCTCGAAGGCTATTTTGACCTGTTGATCCTCGATTATAAAATGCCTAAAATGGATGGAATAGAGGCACTTAAGAAGATAAAGAATATTAACCCGGAAATCGACGTCGTGATGATGACTGCCTACGGGACGGTAGAGACAGCAGTAGATGCCATGAAGGCAGGTGCCATTGACTATATTACCAAGCCCATAGAACTGGATGAACTCAATATTCTTATTGATAGGATCTCAGAGCGGCAGACTCTTATCAGAGAAAATGAAATCCTCCGCGAGAAGCTATGGAAAAAGGGAGTTATCACTGACAAGATAATATACGGAAGCCCCAAAATGGAAAGGCTGATCAATATGGCCGGAAGGGTTGCTTCAAGCCGTGCCACTGTCCTGATACAGGGTGAAAGTGGCACCGGCAAAGAACTCTTTGCCAGATTGATTCATAATATAAGCCCCCGTTCGGAAAAGCCGATGATTGCAGTAAATTGCGGGGCATTGCCTGAAAACCTGCTCGAAAGCGAACTTTTCGGTTATGAAAAAGGTGCATTTACGGGGGCGACCTCAAGAAGGATAGGTCGATTTGAAGAAGCCGATGGGGGGACTATTTTTCTGGACGAGATTGGCGAGATGTCGCTTCCCGTCCAGGTCAAATTTCTCAGATTTCTCCAGGAACGTGAATTTCAACGTTTAGGGGGAAATGAGACACTTCGTTCAGATATTAGAATAATTAGTGCAACCAACCAGGACCTGGAAGCAAAGGTGAAGCAGGGTACTTTCAGAGAAGACCTGTTTTACAGAGTCAATGTGGTTGTAGTGTCCATTCCGCCGCTGCGAGAAAGAAAAGAGGACATTCCTTTATTGATTGAACATTTTCTGCGCCGCTTTGCCTCTGAAAATAGAAGGGAGATAGAAGATTTAAGCAGCGAGGCGAAAGACCTCCTTCTGAAGTATGATTATCCGGGCAATGTCAGGGAGCTGGAAAACATTATTGAAAGGGCGGTGGTTGTCTCGAGAAGTCCGGTGATATCCATTCAGGACTTACCCTTCAGGGAAGTGTCACCTTATTCCGGAGATGACCGGAAAACGCTGAAAGAATCGCTTGATATGCTGGAACGGAAGCGAATCCAGGAGGCTATGGAAGAAACTGACTACCACCAGACAAAAGCTGCTAAAATACTCGGCATCAGCGAGCGAATGTTGCGGTATAAACTCAACAAGTATGGTTTAAAGCAGAATTGA